A genomic stretch from Capricornis sumatraensis isolate serow.1 chromosome 4, serow.2, whole genome shotgun sequence includes:
- the ZBTB39 gene encoding zinc finger and BTB domain-containing protein 39 produces the protein MGMRIKLQSTNHPNNLLKELNKCRLSETMCDVTIVVGSRSFPAHKAVLACAAGYFQNLFLNTGLDAARTYVVDFITPANFEKILSFVYTSELFTDLINVGVIYEVAERLGMEDLLRACHSTFPDLESTAVAKPLTSTSENHSGTPSCSSAEPPHPLGELRGGGEHFGPDRNYALPSDAGGNYKEEERNVTSDTNQSLQPLPPKTEDHDAPAPFTSVPSVVTQPGLGTVSTGIQTSTSSCQPYKVQSNGDFSKNSFFTPDSAVDITTGTNSCLGNSDHSKDPSFGPMDELQLEDLGDDDLQFEDPTEEIGTAEEVIELSDDSEDELTFGESENRENKAMPCQVCKKVLEPNIQLIRQHARDHVDLLTGNCKVCETHFQDRNSRVTHVLSHIGIFLFSCDMCETKFFTQWQLTLHRRDGIFENNIIVHPNDPLPGKLGLFAGAVSAELKCAACGKALAKDFHVVRGHILDHLNLKGQACSVCDQRHLNLCSLMWHTLSHLGISVFSCSVCANSFVDWHLLEKHMAVHQSLEDALFRCHLCSQSFKSEAAYRYHVSQHKCNSGLDTRPGFGLQNPALQKRKLPAEEFLSEELVLQGQPGNSKYSCKVCGKRFAHTSEFNYHRRIHTGEKPYQCKVCHKFFRGRSTIKCHLKTHSGALMYRCTVCGHYSSTLNLMSKHVGVHKGSLPPDFTIEQTFMYIIHSKEAEKNPDS, from the coding sequence ATGGGCATGAGGATCAAACTGCAAAGCACCAACCACCCCAACAACCTGCTGAAAGAACTCAACAAGTGCCGGCTCTCAGAGACCATGTGCGATGTCACCATCGTGGTGGGGAGCCGTTCCTTCCCGGCCCACAAAGCCGTGCTGGCCTGCGCAGCTGGCTACTTCCAGAACCTCTTCCTCAACACTGGGCTTGATGCTGCCAGGACCTATGTGGTGGACTTCATCACCCCTGCCAACTTCGAGAAGATTCTAAGCTTTGTCTACACGTCGGAACTCTTCACAGACCTGATCAACGTCGGGGTCATCTACGAGGTAGCGGAGCGTCTGGGTATGGAGGATCTCCTCCGGGCCTGTCACTCCACCTTTCCTGACCTGGAGAGCACTGCCGTGGCCAAGCCCCTGACCAGCACCAGCGAGAACCACTCTGGTACCCCGAGTTGTAGCTCAGCAGAGCCCCCCCATCCCCTTGGAGAACTCCGGGGGGGTGGGGAGCACTTTGGTCCTGATAGAAACTATGCGCTACCTAGTGATGCTGGAGGAAACTATaaagaggaggagagaaatgTTACCAGTGACACTAACCAGAGCCTGCAGCCGCTGCCGCCAAAGACAGAAGACCACGATGCCCCTGCTCCGTTCACCTCCGTCCCCAGCGTGGTGACCCAGCCAGGCCTGGGCACTGTCAGCACGGGCATCCAAACCAGCACCAGCTCCTGCCAGCCATACAAAGTCCAGAGCAATGGAGACTTCAGTAAGAACAGCTTCTTCACTCCTGACAGTGCAGTAGACATTACCACTGGGACCAACTCCTGTCTGGGCAACAGCGACCATTCCAAAGACCCCAGCTTTGGACCGATGGATGAGCTCCAACTGGAGGACCTGGGGGATGACGACTTGCAGTTTGAAGACCCCACCGAGGAGATTGGCACAGCTGAGGAGGTGATTGAATTGAGTGACGACAGTGAGGATGAGCTAACTTTTGGAGAGAGTGAAAACCGAGAGAATAAGGCCATGCCCTGCCAGGTATGCAAGAAGGTTCTGGAGCCCAACATTCAACTGATCCGACAACATGCTCGGGACCACGTGGACCTGCTGACTGGCAACTGCAAGGTCTGTGAGACCCATTTCCAGGACCGGAACTCCCGGGTCACCCATGTTCTCTCCCACATCGGTATTTTCCTCTTCTCCTGCGACATGTGTGAAACTAAGTTCTTTACCCAGTGGCAACTGACCCTCCACCGACGGGATGGAATATTTGAGAACAACATCATCGTCCACCCCAACGACCCCTTGCCTGGGAAGCTGGGTCTCTTTGCAGGGGCGGTCTCTGCGGAGCTGAAATGTGCTGCCTGTGGGAAGGCATTGGCCAAAGATTTCCACGTGGTCCGGGGCCATATCCTTGACCATCTGAACCTGAAGGGCCAGGCCTGCAGTGTCTGTGACCAGCGCCACCTCAACCTCTGCAGCCTCATGTGGCACACACTTTCCCACCTTGGCATCTCTGTCTTCTCTTGCTCTGTGTGTGCAAACAGCTTTGtggactggcatctcctggagaagcacaTGGCTGTGCACCAAAGCCTGGAAGATGCTCTCTTCCGCTGCCACTTGTGCAGCCAGAGCTTCAAGTCAGAGGCTGCCTATCGCTACCATGTCAGCCAGCACAAGTGCAACAGTGGCCTTGACACACGGCCTGGTTTTGGACTCCAGAACCCAGCTCTCCAGAAGCGGAAGCTGCCGGCAGAGGAGTTCCTGAGTGAGGAACTGGTGCTGCAGGGCCAACCTGGGAACAGCAAGTATAGCTGCAAGGTGTGCGGTAAAAGGTTTGCCCACACGAGTGAGTTCAACTACCACCGGCGGATCCACACGGGCGAGAAGCCGTACCAGTGTAAGGTGTGCCACAAGTTCTTCCGAGGCCGCTCGACCATCAAGTGCCACCTGAAGACGCACTCGGGGGCTCTCATGTATCGCTGCACGGTCTGTGGCCACTACAGCTCTACCCTTAACCTCATGAGCAAGCACGTCGGTGTGCACAAAGGCAGCCTCCCACCTGACTTCACCATCGAGCAAACCTTCATGTACATTATTCATTccaaagaagcagaaaagaacCCGGACAGCTGA